A single window of bacterium DNA harbors:
- a CDS encoding type II toxin-antitoxin system RelB/DinJ family antitoxin, whose protein sequence is MNKTSMVRARIEPDLKTDAELVFRQLGLSATQAITLFYKQVVLRGGLPFDIEIPRNTTQKTFDETDAGKNVIVCKDVDDMFRALDI, encoded by the coding sequence ACGAGCGCGAATAGAACCGGATTTGAAGACGGATGCGGAGTTGGTATTTCGTCAGCTCGGCCTCAGTGCTACGCAGGCGATCACGCTGTTTTACAAACAGGTCGTGCTGCGGGGGGGACTCCCTTTCGACATTGAAATTCCCAGGAACACAACACAAAAAACCTTCGATGAGACGGACGCCGGGAAGAATGTCATCGTATGCAAGGATGTTGATGACATGTTCCGTGCGCTCGATATTTGA
- a CDS encoding type II toxin-antitoxin system YafQ family toxin: MRTPSYTRQFERDVQRMKRRGKPMEKLKSMIRTLVEERTPDPLHRDHALIGNWKGRRECHLEYDWLLIYKIDADRIIFERTGTHTDLFK; encoded by the coding sequence ATGCGTACTCCGTCGTATACACGGCAGTTCGAACGTGACGTGCAGCGCATGAAGCGTCGCGGCAAGCCTATGGAGAAACTCAAAAGCATGATCCGGACGCTTGTGGAGGAACGCACACCCGATCCCCTGCACAGGGATCACGCATTGATAGGGAACTGGAAGGGACGAAGGGAGTGTCATCTCGAGTACGACTGGCTGCTCATCTACAAGATCGACGCCGATCGCATCATCTTCGAACGCACCGGCACCCACACCGACCTCTTCAAATAA